ATGGAGCAGTCCTGGCAACACCAGGCAAACGAGCGCGCGTGGAGCTGCGGCCGGGTGGCCGCCAGGGCCGCCGGGCCGGGCCACCGGAGGCGACGGGCCGGCCGATCCAGCTGGACGAAGCGACCGTGGCCGAGCCGGCACACCGCGCGAGGGATGATGGGGTGGCATACGAAACGTGAGGTCAGGAGCTTCCATGGCACAGCGGGTTCACCGACCTCGTGAGGACGCGGAGTTCAGTTTCATCCTAGGGATGAGCGGGGTTCCGGTCCTCGCGTACTTCACCGGGGCATGGCCCAAGGCCATCGAGCCGTGCCGGGTGATGGACCTCGTCATGGGCGACGTCGCCGACGACTACGCGGGCCGCCTGACGGTCGTCCGCACCGACATCACGCGTTGCCCGGCGGCAACCGAGCGATACGGGGTCACTGGAGCCCCGTCCTGCCTCCTGCTGAAGGAGGGTGAGTCGGTGGCACACGGCACGGGGCCGATGACCATCGAGGAGGTACGGATGTTCTTGGACGGTCACCTCTGAGCGGCCGCCGAACCACCCGGTCGCGAAGCCCGGCACCTCCCGTCCGAGGAGCTGCGCGAGCGGCGCGTGCTGCGCGGAGACGCGGGCCCGGAGCGACCGGTCCCGACCGGACCTGTCGGACCTCGACCATGCGCTGACCGAACGTGTTCTTCCGGTAGGGGCATGGTCGCGTACCCCAGTCCACTGGGTACCTCACGACTGGACTGAGTACGTGAACGGGCTGTCCCGGGACCCGACTTGGGGAGATCATGGCTGTCCGGACAACGGGGACAGGGGGCCGTTATGGCGCGAGTCGTGGTCGTGCACGGGGTGGGTCAGGAGTATCTGGGTCGCAGGACCCTCCAGGCGCCTGTCGCCGCCGCGGTCGCGGACGGCGTCGAGACGGCCGCGAACGCCGGGGACGTGCCCGCGGACACGGTGCCGGCGGTCGAGGACGTGGACGTCGCCTTCTACGGCAACGTGTTCCGCACCCCCGGCGCCAAGGCCGCGCCGTCGGGTCCGCTCTCCGTGGACGACGTGACCGATCCGTACGAGCAGGAACTGTTCCTCGCGTGGGCGGACGCGGCGGCCCGCGGGCAGGCGCCGCGGACCGGCACCAAGGCACCGACGCCGCAGGTCCTGCAGCGCGCCATGAACACCCTGCTGCGCTCGCCCTTCCTTCCGGGACCCGTGGCGGAGCGGTTCCTGCTCGGTGTGCTCCGGCAGGTCCGCCGCTACTTCGGCGAGGACGCCGTACGCGCCCGGGCGATCGAGGCGGTCACCGACCGGGTGGAGCCGGACACGACCGTGCTCGTCGGCCACTCGCTCGGTTCCGTCGTCGCGTACGAGGCCCTCTGCGCCCACCCCGAGTGGCCCGTCCGCACCCTGGTGACCCTCGGCTCCCCGCTCGGCATGCCGACGCTCGTCCACGACAGGCTGCGCCCCGCCCCCGTCGCCGGCCGCGGCCACTGGCCGGCCGGCCTGACGCACTGGACGAACCTCGCCGACCGGCACGACGTGGTGGCCTCGGTGAAGGAGCTCGCCGACCTGTTCCGGCCCGCCGGGGCCGCGAAGGGCGGCGTGCTGCGCGACGTACCGGTCGACAACGGGTGGAAGGTCCACGACCTGCTGCGCCATCTCACGGCGCGGGAGACGGGCGCGGCGATCGGCGAGGGGCTGCGGGCGGGGTGACGGAGGCCATGGAGCCGAGGCGGTACGTGCTGGCCTTCGGCACCGCGCACTACGCGCACGAGGAACTGACCGAACTGCCGCAGGTCGCCGACGACCTGCCCAGGGTGCTGGGCTCGCTCGCCGGCGTCGGGTACGAACCGGTGCCCTTCTCACCCGAGGGCAGCATGGACCCGACCGGCCCTCTGGACGTCCTGCGGCCGCTGCTGAACTGGATCCCCGAGGGCTTCGAGAACGACGACGCCCTCCTCGTCTACTACAGCGGTCACGGACAGGCGGACGGTCAGGAGCACTTCCTGATGTGCGCGGAGTCCGATCCGGGTGCGGCCGAGGTCCGGATCACCGCCCTCAGCACCCGTCAACTCGTGGAACTGCCAGCCCGCAAGGGCGTCCGGCGGATTCTGCTCGTCATCGACGCCTGCTACGCGGCCCAGGGCGCCGTGGACGCGTTCACCTGGGCCGTCGCGGCCAAGCACGCGGTCGCCCACGCGCCGAAGACCGACCACCGCTTCCTGAAGTCCTTCGGTGTGCTCAGCGCAGCCCGGATCACCGAGGAAGCACAGGACGGCGCGTTCAGCGCGGCGCTCGCCCACGTCCTCGGCGACGAGAGCTGGCTCGGCCGCCGCGCCAGCCACATCTCGCTGCCCGACCTCACCGGCGCGCTCAACGCCGAGTTCCGGCGCCGGGGCGTCGACCACCACGCGGACTGGGCCCAGCTGTGCGACGACACCGTCCGCGGGGACACCGCCACCGGGTTCTTCCGGAACCCCTTCCACGTGCCGGAGCTGGACCTGATCGACCGCGACCTCGACGTCGCCGAGCAGCGGCACTTCGTACGGCGGCTCAAGGCGGCGTCCGGCTACGGGGCCGCCGAGCGGCAGCGCCGCTACAAGGACCTGGTCGAGCACTTCTCGCCGCGCGGCACGGGCCGGCAGACCGTCCAGGAGACGGGGCACTACTTCACCGGCCGGGTCCGCGTGCTGACCCGCCTGGCCGGCTGGCTGCGGGGAGGGACCGACAACGACGCCCGGCTGTATGTCGTGACCGGCCCTCCGGGAGTGGGCAAGTCCGCGGTGCTGGGCCGGCTCGTCGCGCTGGCCGACGACGACGCGCGCGGCATCGTCCCCGCCGACACCGTCACCCCCGGCACGGCGCCGCCCTCCGGATCGGTCACCGTCGCCCTGCACGCCCGCGCGCTGTCGCTGCCGCAGGTCGTCTCCGCGCTCGCCGCCGCGTTCGGCTGCCCGGAGCCCACCGAGACGGCGCTGCGCGCACGTCTCGCGGAACTCGACGACCCGGCCACCGTCGTCGTCGACGCCCTCGACGAATCGGGCGTCGCCCACGACGAGGAGCGCCGCATCGCCCGCTTCCTCGCCGAACTGGTTGCCTCGGCACCCCGGCTGCGGCTCCTCGTGGGCACCCGCCCCCACCTCGCGGGCGCGGTCGCGGACGGCGCCCCGTACGCCCGTGTCGTCGACCTCGCGTCCACCGACTGGACCGAGCCCGAGGACCTCGTGCGGTACGCCGCGAGCGTCCTCAGGTCACCGCTCGGGCCCGAGAGCGGCACCGGTGTACCGGACGCCGCGATCGACTCGGCCGCGGCCCAGATCGCGCGGGCCTCCGCCCCGATCTACCTCGTGGCCCGGCTGATGGCGCGCTCCGTCGCCGCCTCCGGACTGCTGGGCGCGCAAGAGCCGCTGGCGCTGCCCGTTCGCGACCCGGCGGCGGGCCCCGCGGCCCAGGTCGGCCGCGCCTTCCGATGGGCACTGGCACAGCAGTTGACCCCGGCGGAGGTCGCCGAGGTCAGCACGCTGCTGCTGCCGCTGGCGTACGCGGAGGGCCACGGCATGCCTCTCGCCCCGATCTGGGCGGCCCTCGCCGCCGACGGGCCCGCGCGGACCGGTGCCACGGCGGAGCGGCTGACGTTGCTGCTGGGCCACGAGGCCGTCGGCCCCTACCTCGTCGAGGCTCTCGACGAGGACGACCGGTCGGTGTACCGGCTCTACCACCAGGCGCTCGCCGACGAGCTGCGCCGGCACGACGCGCCTCCGGACGCCGAAACCCAGTGGTACGTACGGCTCCGGGGCACGGTGCCGCGTGCCGCGGACGGGACGATGCTCTGGCATGCGGCCGACCCGTACGTCCTGCGCCATCTGGCGGCGAAGGCCGCGGCGGCGGACCGACTCGACGAACTGGTCACCGACGGCGAGTTCCTCGTGCACGCCGACCCCGCCGGACTCGCCCCCTGGCTGCACGGCCCGCGGACCGAGCAGGCACGCTCGGCGGTCGCCGTCTACCGCGCCCACCTGAACCTCCATCGGGACATGACCCGGGACGAGCGCCGGCACGTCCTCGCATGCGACGCCGCCAGGTATCGGCATGCCGTGCTGCTCACGAGTCTCAACTCCGGCGGCCGGGTGGGGCGCCGGCGCCCCCAGTGGGCGGCCGCCGGCAGCGCGCCGACCACTCTCTCCGTACAGCGACTCGCGGACGGGCGGGGACCGGTCGTCTCGGCAGCCATCGTCAGGGCCGCGGGGCGGGCCACCGTCGTCACCCTCGGCGACGGACCGCCGCAGGCCTGGGCGCTCGCGACGGGGCGCTCCGCCACGCTGCCGGACGCGGTCTCGGGCCGGCAGGTCACCGCCCTGGCCGCGACCTCGCTCGCCGGCCACGGACTGCTGGTGACCAGCACCACCACCGGTGCACTTCACCTGCACGACCTCACCACCGGAGAGACCCGCACGGCCGAACCGGTGGGCGGGAGCAGTGCCCCCTCGAAGGCGCTCGTCACGCTCGAAACGGACGGACGCAGGATCGTGGTGGGCGCGTCGGCCGACGGGCTGCTGCGGGCCTGGGACCTCGCCGACGCCAGGGCACTGCCGTGGCGGGAGCGGTTGCCCGGCGGCTGCCGCAGCGGCCTGACGGTCGTGACCGTGGACGCGGACCCGCGCGCGAAGGACCCCGCCCTGAACCGGGGGCGGGACCTGGTCGTAGCCGGCGGCCCCCAGGGCGTCCTGTACGTCTGGGATCCGCCGAGCGGCATCCTCACCACGACCGCGGCGGACCCGAACCGTCCTGCCATCGACTCGGTCGGCTGCGCCCTGGTGCACGCTCTGCCCGTAGTCGTGACGGCGGACCGCTCCGCCGTGCGCATCTGGTCGCTGCGGCGGGCGCGCCCGCCCCGCGAGGTGCGCACGATGCCGATGCGGTCTCCGGCGGTCGCGGTGTCGTGCGCCGTCCTGGACG
The nucleotide sequence above comes from Streptomyces sp. NBC_01116. Encoded proteins:
- a CDS encoding alpha/beta fold hydrolase; amino-acid sequence: MARVVVVHGVGQEYLGRRTLQAPVAAAVADGVETAANAGDVPADTVPAVEDVDVAFYGNVFRTPGAKAAPSGPLSVDDVTDPYEQELFLAWADAAARGQAPRTGTKAPTPQVLQRAMNTLLRSPFLPGPVAERFLLGVLRQVRRYFGEDAVRARAIEAVTDRVEPDTTVLVGHSLGSVVAYEALCAHPEWPVRTLVTLGSPLGMPTLVHDRLRPAPVAGRGHWPAGLTHWTNLADRHDVVASVKELADLFRPAGAAKGGVLRDVPVDNGWKVHDLLRHLTARETGAAIGEGLRAG
- a CDS encoding thioredoxin family protein is translated as MAQRVHRPREDAEFSFILGMSGVPVLAYFTGAWPKAIEPCRVMDLVMGDVADDYAGRLTVVRTDITRCPAATERYGVTGAPSCLLLKEGESVAHGTGPMTIEEVRMFLDGHL